In Rosa chinensis cultivar Old Blush chromosome 1, RchiOBHm-V2, whole genome shotgun sequence, a genomic segment contains:
- the LOC112184591 gene encoding NDR1/HIN1-like protein 26, whose product MSQALTKSPKHCGDKHGLKINKLYKKLFAVFSTLFTTILCLILLVWLILHPTKPQFSLKEADIYQLNLSGTNNLLNSSVQLTLLSKNPNQKVGIYYDELQVYAQYKGQQITVYTSLPPFYQGHEDSNVLTASLIGNGLPVAPSFGYEVGRDQTAGRLVLNLKVLGRLRWKVGTWVSGRYRVNVDCVAVMAFGPSLPTGPLTTRQGTQCSTTV is encoded by the coding sequence ATGTCTCAAGCCCTCACGAAATCTCCTAAACACTGTGGCGATAAGCACGGACTGAAAATTAACAAGCTCTACAAGAAGCTATTCGCAGTATTCTCTACACTTTTCACCACAATCCTCTGTTTAATATTACTTGTTTGGCTTATACTACACCCCACCAAGCCTCAGTTCTCTCTCAAAGAAGCTGATATCTACCAGCTCAACCTCTCAGGAACCAATAACCTCCTCAACTCCTCCGTCCAACTCACCTTGCTTTCCAAGAATCCCAATCAAAAAGTTGGCATTTACTACGACGAGCTTCAAGTCTATGCTCAATACAAAGGCCAACAGATCACAGTTTACACATCTCTGCCTCCTTTCTACCAAGGACACGAAGACAGCAATGTCTTGACGGCTTCTTTGATTGGAAATGGTTTGCCGGTGGCTCCCTCTTTTGGTTATGAAGTGGGTCGTGATCAGACGGCTGGGAGACTGGTTTTGAATCTCAAAGTGCTCGGACGACTAAGGTGGAAGGTAGGAACTTGGGTGTCCGGGAGATACAGAGTGAACGTGGATTGCGTTGCTGTTATGGCTTTCGGTCCTTCTCTCCCAACAGGTCCACTTACTACTAGGCAGGGGACTCAGTGTTCTACCACTGTCTGA
- the LOC112184583 gene encoding LOW QUALITY PROTEIN: uncharacterized protein LOC112184583 (The sequence of the model RefSeq protein was modified relative to this genomic sequence to represent the inferred CDS: inserted 3 bases in 2 codons): MPPPQQPPISNSHVNLPETPNKLPIVPDLLLSALSVFFLFSSSSSSKITLLPKTPLFNFPSYPRRFVKIPTMSXPPPPPPXRDFATPQSLSDWLKPRLRSDSLASWGVKPGTKNVHNLWLELSEGESSLADSTPPVRTVHVVTVRVIGAQNRVLVEAQQELSDGSVRTRGRPLSEKMKPGEDPISAANRAVLEELGSILNGSGQDGVVKIVPGSYSKKVEERSSESYPGLPACYELHSVDATVEGLPEEDFVTEEEHEYADSGETSVAHEAVSVKKHFWKWVSLDSINHELNS, from the exons ATGCCACCGCCGCAACAACCACCAATCAGTAACAGCCACGTCAACCTCCCCGAAACCCCCAACAAGCTCCCGATCGTACCCGATCTCCTCCTCTCCGCCCTCTCCGtctttttcctcttctcctcctcctcctcctccaaaaTCACCCTCCTCCCCAAAACCCCACTCTTCAATTTCCCATCCTACCCTCGCCGATTCGTCAAAATCCCCACAATGt ctccaccaccaccaccgcc ccgGGACTTCGCCACGCCGCAATCGCTCTCCGACTGGCTCAAGCCGCGCCTCCGCTCCGACTCGCTCGCCTCGTGGGGCGTGAAGCCGGGGACCAAGAACGTCCACAACCTCTGGCTCGAGCTCTCCGAAGGCGAGAGCTCCCTAGCCGACTCGACCCCGCCGGTTCGGACCGTCCACGTCGTCACGGTTCGGGTCATCGGCGCTCAAAACCGGGTCTTGGTCGAAGCCCAGCAAGAGTTATCGGACGGCAGCGTCAGGACCCGGGGGAGGCCCCTGTCGGAGAAGATGAAGCCCGGCGAGGACCCCATATCGGCGGCGAACCGGGCCGTGTTGGAAGAGCTCGGGTCGATACTAAACGGGTCGGGTCAAGACGGCGTTGTGAAGATTGTGCCCGGTTCGTATAGCAAGAAGGTGGAGGAGCGGAGCTCGGAGTCGTATCCGGGGTTGCCGGCGTGTTACGAGCTGCATTCGGTGGATGCTACGGTGGAGGGCTTGCCGGAGGAGGATTTCGTGACGGAGGAGGAGCATGAGTATGCCGATTCCGGCGAGACAAGTGTTGCTCATGAGGCTGTGTCTGTCAAGAAGCATTTCTGGAAATGGGTTAGTCTTGATTCGATAAACCATGAGCTCAATTCATAG
- the LOC112172739 gene encoding RING-H2 finger protein ATL70, translating to MKKMIVYSLFKPEVEDKVDTNDHHQVEMNFSPAAAPNWLHLEVPVVPVLVDTESVKQLPVVQYRNRMMERRDQSRYRDHEDDESMCIVCMNSIEAIDEVRELKNCSHVYHRECLDLWVAQGQVTCPLCRSKLLPTARATPNEHLKPAGGDPWRSERMIYLFGDDCFKHWIDD from the coding sequence ATGAAGAAGATGATCGTATACTCATTGTTCAAACCTGAAGTTGAAGACAAGGTCGACACTAACGATCATCATCAGGTTGAGATGAATTTCTCACCTGCAGCCGCTCCGAATTGGTTGCACTTGGAGGTACCAGTAGTTCCGGTGCTAGTTGACACTGAATCGGTTAAGCAACTTCCGGTTGTGCAATACCGGAATCGAATGATGGAGAGAAGAGATCAATCGCGATATAGAGATCACGAGGATGACGAGTCTATGTGTATAGTGTGCATGAATAGCATAGAGGCTATAGATGAAGTAAGAGAGCTGAAGAACTGTTCCCACGTCTATCATAGAGAGTGCTTGGATCTTTGGGTTGCTCAGGGTCAGGTAACCTGTCCTCTGTGCAGGTCTAAGCTATTGCCAACTGCTAGGGCTACGCCAAATGAACATTTGAAACCTGCGGGAGGGGATCCATGGAGATCGGAGAGGATGATTTACTTGTTCGGTGATGATTGCTTCAAGCACTGGATAGACGATTAG
- the LOC112184664 gene encoding uncharacterized protein LOC112184664, whose product MRASFCNCDIIQRIRSMLKMKLMLLLCDLLKLLLEKIIYYPESFLRHSEDDQQSKDDSDHQLEVMNFEVAATSDPTRLHMQVPVVPVVNIDTEFIKKQLPVVLYRDLILKKTSGQRQFQATSSALSSFSEQEMHMSSCIVCMNSMEGRDEVRELCNCEHVFHRDCLDAWIGQAQLTCPLCRSELLIPASTSATTSKHDNDGGRDPWRAERMIYLFGEDICFTI is encoded by the coding sequence ATGCGTGCTTCTTTCTGTAATTGTGATATAATCCAGCGAATAAGAAGCATGCTCAAGATGAAGTTGATGTTGTTGCTGTGTGATCTTCTCAAACTTCTGCTCGAGAAGATCATCTACTATCCAGAATCATTCCTTAGACACAGTGAAGATGATCAACAAAGTAAGGACGATAGTGATCATCAGCTGGAGGTCATGAACTTTGAAGTTGCAGCAACTTCAGATCCTACTAGGTTGCACATGCAAGTACCAGTGGTTCCGGTGGTAAATATTGACACAGAATTCATTAAGAAGCAACTACCGGTTGTGCTATACCGGGACCTAATTCTGAAGAAAACAAGCGGCCAACGCCAATTTCAAGCTACATCATCAGCGTTATCATCATTTTCGGAGCAGGAAATGCACATGTCATCATGTATTGTGTGCATGAATAGCATGGAGGGCAGGGACGAGGTGAGAGAGCTgtgcaattgtgagcatgttttccATAGAGACTGCCTGGATGCTTGGATCGGTCAGGCTCAGCTAACTTGTCCTCTTTGTAGATCTGAGCTACTAATACCTGCTTCTACTTCTGCTACTACTTCAAAGCATGACAACGATGGAGGAAGAGACCCATGGAGGGCCGAGAGGATGATTTACTTGTTTGGTGAAGATATTTGCTTCACGATCTAG
- the LOC112184646 gene encoding protein TRANSPARENT TESTA GLABRA 1, with protein MENSTQESHLGPENSVTYDSPYALYAMAFSPTRTRHNHPRIAVGSFIEEFSNRVDILSFDPDTLTLKANPSLSFDHPYPPTKLMFHPNPNSLHKSNDILASSGDYLRLWEVKDSSVDRLEPISVLNNSKTSEFCAPLTSFDWNEIEPRRIGTSSIDTTCTIWDIEKGVVETQLIAHDKEVYDIAWGEARVFASVSADGSVRIFDLRDKEHSTIIYESPQPDTPLLRLAWNKQDLRYMATILMDSNKVVILDIRSPTMPVAELERHRGSVNAIAWAPQSARHICSAGDDSQALIWELPTVAGPNGIDPMSMYSAGAEINQLQWSAAQPDWIAIAFSNKMQLLKV; from the coding sequence ATGGAGAACTCGACCCAAGAATCCCACCTGGGCCCGGAAAACTCGGTCACCTACGACTCCCCCTACGCGCTCTACGCCATGGCGTTTTCCCCGACCCGAACCCGCCACAACCACCCCCGCATCGCCGTCGGCAGCTTCATCGAGGAGTTCTCCAACCGGGTCGACATTCTCTCCTTCGACCCGGACACCCTGACCCTAAAGGCCAACCCTTCCCTCTCCTTCGACCACCCCTACCCTCCCACCAAGCTCATGTTCCACCCAAACCCTAACTCCCTCCACAAGTCCAACGACATCCTCGCCTCCTCCGGCGACTACCTCCGCCTCTGGGAGGTCAAAGACTCCTCCGTCGACCGCCTCGAGCCCATCTCCGTCCTCAACAACTCCAAGACCAGCGAGTTCTGCGCGCCGCTGACGTCATTCGACTGGAACGAGATCGAGCCCCGGCGAATCGGAACCTCCAGCATCGACACCACCTGTACGATTTGGGACATCGAGAAGGGCGTCGTCGAGACGCAGCTGATCGCTCACGATAAGGAGGTCTACGACATTGCGTGGGgcgaagctagggttttcgcCTCCGTCTCCGCCGACGGGTCGGTGAGGATTTTTGATCTGAGGGACAAGGAGCATTCCACGATTATATACGAGAGTCCTCAGCCGGACACGCCGCTGCTCCGGCTGGCCTGGAACAAGCAGGACCTGAGGTACATGGCGACGATTCTGATGGATAGCAACAAGGTCGTGATATTGGATATTCGATCGCCGACGATGCCGGTGGCGGAGCTGGAGAGGCACAGGGGGAGTGTGAATGCAATTGCGTGGGCGCCGCAGAGTGCTAGGCATATTTGTTCGGCTGGGGATGACTCGCAGGCGCTTATTTGGGAGCTGCCGACGGTGGCGGGGCCTAATGGGATTGATCCAATGTCAATGTACTCGGCCGGCGCAGAGATTAATCAGCTGCAGTGGTCTGCAGCGCAGCCGGATTGGATTGCCATTGCGTTTAGTAATAAGATGCAGCTGTTGAAGGTTTGA